A genomic region of Blattabacterium cuenoti contains the following coding sequences:
- a CDS encoding endonuclease III domain-containing protein: MGYKFLFKNHRIKFHVKKKIKIITDILNFIYPNPISSLYYTNEFTLLIAIILTSRSQEKKVNQITKLLFKKIQKPQDVIQLSVNDIQNYIKYIGLYNRKSKNIYDLSIILIKKYNGIIPKNIFELESLPGVGHKTASVFMSHVSEVPVFPIDTHIHRMMFRWKLSNGKNIKQTEKDAKHFFSKKNWKKLHLQIISYGKEYSPSRGWNPKKDIIYQKLVNNNLI, from the coding sequence ATGGGGTACAAGTTTTTATTCAAAAATCATAGAATCAAATTTCATGTTAAAAAAAAAATAAAAATTATCACAGATATTTTAAATTTTATTTATCCTAATCCAATTAGTTCCTTATACTACACTAATGAATTTACTTTGCTTATAGCAATTATATTAACTTCAAGAAGTCAGGAAAAAAAAGTGAACCAAATAACAAAACTTTTATTTAAAAAAATTCAAAAACCTCAAGATGTTATTCAATTGTCTGTGAATGATATTCAAAATTATATAAAATATATTGGACTTTATAACAGAAAATCCAAAAATATTTATGATTTATCCATTATTTTAATAAAAAAATATAATGGAATTATTCCAAAAAATATTTTCGAATTAGAATCTTTACCAGGTGTCGGACATAAAACGGCCTCTGTTTTTATGTCTCATGTATCAGAAGTCCCTGTATTTCCTATAGATACTCATATTCATCGAATGATGTTTCGATGGAAACTAAGTAACGGAAAAAATATAAAACAAACAGAAAAAGACGCCAAACATTTTTTTTCGAAGAAAAATTGGAAAAAATTACACCTTCAAATCATTTCTTACGGAAAAGAATATTCTCCATCTCGAGGATGGAATCCTAAAAAAGATATTATCTATCAAAAACTCGTCAACAATAATCTAATATAA
- a CDS encoding DUF3127 domain-containing protein — protein MEIIGRVKKLFDIQKFNSGFRKREMVLTTEEPYPQNILIEFIQDKVDLLGSIRPEDKIKVFINIRGREWTNPEGTIKYFNSIQGWKIEEIQHSIGNKTSVSPSLSSSSDDFDDLPF, from the coding sequence ATGGAAATAATAGGAAGAGTTAAGAAATTATTTGATATTCAAAAGTTTAATAGTGGATTTAGAAAAAGAGAAATGGTTCTTACTACGGAAGAACCGTATCCTCAAAATATATTGATAGAATTTATTCAAGATAAAGTGGATTTATTAGGATCTATAAGACCAGAGGATAAAATCAAAGTTTTTATCAATATTCGTGGAAGAGAATGGACTAATCCAGAAGGAACTATCAAATATTTTAATTCTATTCAAGGATGGAAAATTGAAGAAATTCAGCATTCTATAGGAAATAAAACATCTGTATCTCCATCTTTATCTTCATCTTCAGATGATTTTGATGATTTACCTTTTTAA